In Deinococcus maricopensis DSM 21211, one genomic interval encodes:
- the pckA gene encoding phosphoenolpyruvate carboxykinase (ATP), which yields MSQVTTPPQQPRVADTLGLPNATIHVNLGVPELYEAALRLGEGVITQGGPLAVRTNKTGRSPKDRFIVEDDHTRDTVWWGGFNTPVQADVFDRLLERMQAHAAHKELFVQDLYAGTDPQYRLGVRFVHEMAYHSLFVRNMFVRPTSDEREQFRADWTVLNLPSFKADPERDGTRTDTFILVNFARKMIIAGGTEYAGENKKGIFGVLNYLLPEQGVMPMHCSANRGPDGDVALFFGLSGTGKTTLSADPERQLIGDDEHGWTDEGVFNFEGGCYAKVINLNAEAEPAIYRTTQMFGTVLENVVVRDDRTLDLDDGRLTENTRSAYPIDFIPNIVPEGRAGHPKNIVFLTADAFGVLPPIARLTREQMMYQFISGFTAKIPGTEDGVVEPQPTFSTCFGAPFMPRHPGEYAALLARKVEESGARVWLVNTGWTGGKYGVGKRMSIKHTRALLNAALSGQLDDVPFTHEPFFNLELPTQVPGVPAEVLNPREAWADKDAYDHTARELCAMFRKNFERFQDGVDLNVTACMPEHL from the coding sequence ATGAGCCAAGTCACCACACCGCCGCAGCAGCCCAGGGTCGCCGACACGCTCGGCCTCCCGAACGCCACCATCCACGTCAACCTCGGCGTGCCCGAACTGTACGAAGCCGCCCTCCGCCTCGGCGAAGGCGTCATCACGCAAGGTGGCCCACTCGCCGTCCGCACCAACAAAACCGGCCGCAGCCCCAAAGACCGCTTCATCGTCGAAGACGACCACACCCGCGACACCGTCTGGTGGGGCGGCTTCAACACCCCCGTCCAGGCGGACGTCTTCGACCGCCTGCTCGAACGCATGCAGGCCCACGCCGCCCACAAGGAACTGTTCGTGCAGGACCTGTACGCCGGCACGGACCCCCAATACCGCCTCGGCGTGCGCTTCGTGCACGAAATGGCGTACCACAGCCTGTTCGTCCGCAACATGTTCGTGCGCCCCACCAGCGACGAACGCGAGCAGTTCCGCGCCGACTGGACGGTCCTGAACCTCCCCAGCTTCAAAGCCGACCCTGAACGCGACGGCACCCGCACCGACACGTTCATCCTCGTAAACTTCGCCCGCAAGATGATCATCGCCGGCGGCACCGAATACGCCGGCGAGAACAAAAAAGGTATCTTCGGCGTCCTGAACTACCTGCTGCCCGAACAGGGCGTCATGCCCATGCACTGCAGCGCCAACCGCGGCCCCGACGGCGACGTCGCCCTGTTCTTCGGCCTGAGCGGCACCGGCAAGACCACCCTCAGCGCCGACCCGGAACGCCAGCTCATCGGCGACGACGAACACGGCTGGACCGACGAAGGCGTCTTCAACTTCGAAGGCGGCTGCTACGCGAAGGTCATCAACCTGAACGCCGAAGCCGAACCCGCCATCTACCGCACCACGCAGATGTTCGGCACCGTTCTCGAGAACGTCGTCGTCCGCGACGACCGCACCCTCGACCTCGATGACGGCCGCCTCACCGAGAACACCCGCAGCGCGTACCCCATCGACTTCATCCCGAACATCGTCCCCGAGGGCCGCGCCGGGCACCCGAAGAACATCGTGTTCCTCACCGCCGACGCGTTCGGGGTGCTTCCGCCCATCGCGCGCCTCACGCGCGAACAGATGATGTACCAGTTCATCAGCGGCTTCACTGCGAAGATCCCCGGCACCGAAGACGGCGTCGTGGAACCGCAGCCGACCTTCAGCACCTGCTTCGGCGCGCCGTTCATGCCCCGCCACCCCGGCGAGTACGCGGCGCTGCTGGCCCGCAAGGTCGAGGAGAGCGGCGCGCGCGTGTGGCTCGTGAACACCGGCTGGACCGGCGGGAAGTACGGCGTCGGCAAGCGCATGAGCATCAAGCACACCCGCGCGCTCCTGAACGCTGCCCTCAGCGGCCAGCTCGACGACGTGCCCTTCACGCACGAGCCGTTCTTCAACCTGGAACTCCCCACGCAGGTGCCCGGCGTGCCCGCCGAAGTCCTCAACCCCCGCGAAGCGTGGGCCGACAAGGACGCGTACGACCACACCGCCCGCGAACTGTGCGCGATGTTCCGCAAGAATTTCGAACGCTTCCAGGACGGCGTGGACCTCAACGTCACCGCCTGCATGCCTGAACACCTGTAA
- a CDS encoding alpha/beta hydrolase: protein MNTPVNWSFGRPLEGWAWQAERERGRVLLTHGLAEYTHRYEPLIQDLRGRGYSVYGFDQRGHGRSSGTRALVDVDAFVDDHIAARAALLEGRTPLFAFGHSLGGLVTALSVLRDPRGLAGVVLSSPALLVGSDLPAPVRAVSQLLGRLAPTAPTIELSSAHLAQDASVGARYDADELVYRGRVRAGTGASMMRAGASLWARAHTWRVPTLVIHGDADRLADVNGSRRFSGLARSEDFTYTEIPGGYHELFNDHTRQDLIRDLLAWLDGRTRTP from the coding sequence ATGAACACACCGGTGAACTGGTCGTTCGGGCGGCCGTTGGAAGGGTGGGCGTGGCAGGCGGAACGTGAACGCGGGCGGGTGCTGCTGACGCACGGCCTGGCGGAATACACGCACCGGTACGAGCCGCTCATTCAGGACCTGCGGGGCCGCGGGTACAGCGTGTACGGGTTCGATCAGCGCGGGCACGGGCGGTCCAGTGGGACGCGTGCGCTGGTGGACGTTGACGCCTTCGTGGACGACCACATTGCGGCGCGCGCAGCTCTGCTGGAGGGCCGCACGCCGCTGTTCGCGTTCGGGCACAGCCTGGGGGGTCTGGTGACGGCCCTCAGTGTCCTGCGGGACCCGCGGGGGTTGGCGGGCGTGGTGCTGAGCAGCCCGGCCCTGCTGGTCGGCTCGGATCTGCCCGCGCCGGTGCGGGCGGTGTCGCAGCTGCTCGGGCGTCTGGCGCCGACCGCGCCGACCATCGAGTTGTCGTCCGCGCATCTCGCGCAGGACGCGTCCGTGGGCGCACGGTACGACGCGGATGAGCTGGTGTACCGTGGGCGTGTGCGGGCCGGGACGGGCGCGAGCATGATGCGCGCGGGCGCGAGCCTGTGGGCGCGGGCGCATACGTGGCGCGTGCCGACGCTCGTCATCCACGGGGACGCGGACCGCCTGGCGGACGTGAACGGTTCCCGGCGGTTCTCAGGGCTGGCGCGCAGCGAGGATTTCACGTACACGGAAATTCCCGGCGGGTACCATGAGTTGTTCAATGACCATACGCGGCAGGACCTGATCCGCGACCTGCTCGCCTGGCTAGACGGGCGTACGCGCACGCCCTGA
- the treS gene encoding maltose alpha-D-glucosyltransferase: MIHPDWYKRAVFYELSVRTFRDGNGDGKGDFPGLTSKLDYLKSLGVDCLWLLPFYPSPLRDDGYDVAHYTDVHPDLGTLEDFRVFLREAHARGLRVIGDLVTNHTSSDHPWFQEARKGKTVDGQPNPYHDYYVWSDTGTEYAGARIIFTDTETSNWTYDEQAGRYYWHRFFSSQPDLNFDHPPVKEELKNAMRFWLDLGLDGFRVDAVPYLIEREGTNCENLPETHGILKELRALVDAEYPGRLLLAEANQWPEDVVEYFGTEEEPEFHMCFNFPVMPRLYMSLKREDTSSIREIMGRLPQIPSFGQWATFLRNHDELTLEMVTEDERAFMYAAYAPDPRMKINVGIRRRLAPLLDNDRRRLELLNAVLLSLPGSPILYYGDELGMGDDLGLADRNGVRTPMQWNAGPNGGFSTADPQDLFFPIIQDPVYGFQRVNVESADHDPGSLLTFTRRLLDLRRQNPAFATGTLTFIDTDNPAVLAYLREEDGQHLLVVANFAANAQAAHLHLGALCCGRTPVTLTGGASFPPITDAPYPIAIGKHDWYWLKLN; this comes from the coding sequence ATGATCCACCCCGACTGGTACAAGCGCGCCGTCTTCTACGAACTCAGCGTCCGCACGTTCCGCGATGGCAACGGCGACGGCAAAGGCGATTTCCCTGGCCTGACCAGCAAACTCGACTACCTGAAGTCCCTCGGCGTGGACTGCCTGTGGCTCCTTCCGTTCTACCCGAGCCCCCTGCGGGACGACGGGTATGACGTCGCGCACTACACCGACGTCCACCCGGACCTCGGCACCCTCGAGGACTTCCGGGTGTTCCTCCGCGAAGCGCACGCGCGCGGCCTGCGCGTCATTGGGGACCTCGTCACGAACCACACCAGCAGCGACCACCCCTGGTTCCAGGAAGCCCGCAAAGGCAAAACCGTCGACGGGCAACCCAACCCGTACCACGACTACTACGTGTGGAGCGATACCGGCACCGAGTACGCGGGCGCGCGCATCATCTTCACGGACACCGAGACGAGCAACTGGACGTACGACGAGCAGGCCGGACGGTACTACTGGCACCGCTTTTTCAGCAGTCAGCCGGACCTGAACTTCGACCACCCGCCCGTTAAGGAGGAACTGAAGAACGCCATGCGGTTCTGGCTGGACCTCGGCCTCGACGGATTCCGCGTGGATGCCGTCCCGTACCTCATCGAGCGTGAAGGCACCAACTGCGAGAACCTCCCGGAAACGCACGGCATCCTCAAGGAACTCCGCGCGCTCGTGGACGCCGAATACCCCGGGCGGCTGCTGCTCGCCGAAGCGAACCAGTGGCCGGAAGACGTCGTGGAGTACTTCGGGACCGAGGAGGAACCCGAGTTCCACATGTGCTTCAACTTCCCCGTGATGCCGCGGCTGTACATGAGCCTCAAGCGCGAGGACACCAGCAGCATCCGCGAGATCATGGGTCGCCTCCCGCAGATTCCGAGCTTCGGGCAGTGGGCGACGTTCCTGCGCAACCACGACGAACTGACCCTCGAAATGGTCACCGAGGACGAACGCGCGTTCATGTACGCCGCGTACGCCCCGGACCCCCGCATGAAAATCAACGTCGGCATCCGCCGCCGCCTCGCGCCGCTTCTCGACAACGACCGCCGCCGCCTGGAGCTCCTGAACGCCGTGCTGCTCAGCCTGCCCGGCAGCCCCATCCTGTACTACGGCGACGAGCTCGGCATGGGCGACGACCTGGGCCTCGCGGACCGCAACGGCGTCCGCACGCCCATGCAGTGGAATGCCGGTCCGAACGGCGGATTCAGCACCGCCGACCCGCAGGACCTGTTCTTCCCAATCATCCAGGACCCCGTGTACGGCTTCCAGCGCGTGAACGTGGAAAGCGCGGATCACGACCCTGGCAGCCTGCTGACGTTCACGCGGCGCCTGCTGGACCTGCGCCGCCAGAACCCCGCGTTCGCGACGGGCACGCTCACGTTCATCGACACGGACAACCCGGCGGTGCTCGCGTACCTGCGCGAGGAGGACGGGCAGCACCTGCTGGTCGTCGCGAACTTCGCCGCGAACGCGCAGGCGGCACACCTGCACCTGGGCGCGCTCTGCTGCGGGCGCACGCCCGTGACGCTCACGGGCGGTGCGTCCTTCCCGCCCATCACGGACGCGCCGTACCCGATCGCCATCGGCAAGCATGACTGGTACTGGCTGAAACTCAACTGA
- a CDS encoding Bax inhibitor-1/YccA family protein: MNQYPPSTLSARSESVVRSFIGRTYSWMTAGLALTAAIAYFVGRNPDLMVSIGRSGFLLPLVQLGIVMFLSFLAPRVSATVAGLLFMAYSAVTGLTFGVIFQFYTASDVTAAFLTTAGTFGAMSAFGFLTRRNLAPMGTFLMFALIGLIIASIVNIFIGGSTLNLIISAVGVLLFAGLTAYDTQMLRNMALQGFGDAHTQEKGAIYGALTLYLNFINMFLFILRLFSSRD, from the coding sequence ATGAACCAGTATCCCCCCTCTACCCTGTCCGCCCGTTCGGAAAGTGTTGTTCGGTCGTTCATCGGTCGCACCTACTCGTGGATGACCGCCGGCCTCGCGCTCACGGCTGCCATCGCGTACTTCGTGGGCCGCAACCCGGACCTGATGGTCAGCATTGGCCGCAGCGGCTTCCTGCTGCCGCTCGTGCAACTCGGCATCGTCATGTTCCTGAGCTTCCTCGCGCCGCGCGTGTCCGCGACCGTGGCCGGCCTGCTGTTCATGGCGTACAGCGCCGTCACCGGCCTGACGTTCGGGGTGATCTTCCAGTTCTACACCGCGAGCGACGTCACCGCCGCGTTCCTCACGACCGCCGGGACGTTCGGCGCGATGAGCGCGTTCGGGTTCCTGACGCGCCGCAACCTCGCCCCGATGGGCACGTTCCTGATGTTCGCGCTGATCGGCCTGATCATCGCGTCCATCGTGAATATCTTCATCGGCGGCAGCACCCTGAACCTGATCATCAGCGCCGTCGGCGTGCTGCTGTTCGCGGGCCTCACCGCATACGACACGCAGATGCTGCGCAACATGGCCCTCCAGGGCTTCGGCGACGCGCACACGCAGGAGAAGGGCGCCATCTACGGCGCGCTGACCCTGTACCTGAACTTCATCAATATGTTCCTGTTCATCCTGCGCCTGTTTAGCAGCCGCGACTGA
- the treY gene encoding malto-oligosyltrehalose synthase — protein sequence MTAPAEQAARIPRATYRLQLHAGFNFDAARRALPYLERLGVSDVYLSPIWQAAPGSTHGYNVTDHARVSDELGGERAFTRLARDARARGLGVLVDFVPNHMGVEGGANPYWEDVLEHGQASRYAHFFDIDWNPLRRGLQNRVLLPTLGDQYGRVLERNELQVTRTGGRLFLAYWERKLPLSPRTLAPLLTRAGALLTLGADDPSRLELASVALQAAHLPGATDALAREDRVMRAQEALVMRRRLEGLTEAAPEVGRALDAAITELNADPVKLDALISEQNYRLAYWRVAAEEINYRRFFDINDLAALRMEDPDVFDWAHSALLRLLGDGLITGVRLDHTDGLYDPRGYFEALQDRARAALGAAEADDKPLYVVAEKILEPGEALPASWAIHGTTGYDFLAQLNGVFVNERAERDFTRAFRWFTGAEASYGETLHSTKHLIQRVSLSSEVNVLAEHLLRIAEADLRSRDFTLSSLRDAIREVIAAFPVYRSYVREDGSREPGDDAHIRAAVRDARRLNRDLDPTVLQYLEDVLLLRAPDEAHRAAYAGFALRFQQLTGPVTAKGAEDTAFYRYVRLVALNEVGGDPALFGTSLNAFHKETRGRADAWPHAMLATSTHDTKRGEDTRARLTALTEMPQVWADAIETLSDVGEEYARDLGGVRAPSRADEYAFYQNALGAWTGVTDEAFVGRMVDYMLKAAREAKVHTSWAQQDEAYEGALTDFVRGLLADERAVGVLRDLHERTRVAGASNGLAATLVRLTAPGVPDTYQGSEGWNLSLVDPDNRRPVPYPALGRTLTRIEREAARNALKLAQTLLRDFMTGDVKLLVTWAALQARRAHPELFMHGTYTPITAGRHVLAFARTHGAQVAVTVTPRLTALLTRDPHAWAVGAAWGSRTLPLPSAGVYVNVLTGERHRARGREPRLPLAALLRTFPLALLIRQDT from the coding sequence GTGACTGCCCCCGCCGAGCAGGCCGCGCGCATCCCGCGCGCCACGTACCGCCTGCAGCTCCACGCAGGCTTCAACTTCGACGCGGCCCGCAGGGCCCTCCCGTACCTGGAGCGCCTCGGCGTGTCCGACGTGTACCTCTCCCCCATCTGGCAGGCCGCGCCGGGCAGCACGCACGGGTACAACGTCACCGACCACGCGCGCGTGTCCGACGAGCTGGGCGGCGAACGCGCCTTCACGCGCCTCGCGCGGGACGCCCGCGCGCGCGGCCTGGGGGTGCTCGTGGACTTCGTTCCGAACCACATGGGCGTGGAGGGCGGCGCGAACCCGTACTGGGAGGACGTGCTGGAGCACGGGCAGGCGTCGCGGTACGCGCACTTCTTCGACATCGACTGGAACCCGCTGCGGCGCGGCCTGCAGAACCGCGTGCTGCTGCCCACCCTCGGGGACCAGTACGGGCGCGTGTTGGAACGCAACGAACTGCAGGTCACGCGCACGGGCGGCCGCCTGTTCCTGGCCTACTGGGAGCGGAAGCTCCCGCTGAGTCCGCGCACGCTCGCGCCGCTGCTCACGCGCGCCGGGGCACTGCTGACGCTCGGCGCGGACGACCCGTCCCGCCTGGAACTCGCGTCCGTGGCGTTGCAGGCCGCGCACCTGCCGGGCGCCACGGACGCCCTCGCGCGCGAGGACCGCGTCATGCGGGCGCAGGAGGCGCTCGTCATGCGCCGCCGCCTGGAGGGCCTCACGGAAGCCGCCCCCGAGGTGGGGCGCGCGCTGGACGCCGCCATCACGGAACTGAACGCCGACCCCGTGAAGCTCGACGCGCTCATCAGCGAGCAGAATTACCGCCTCGCGTACTGGCGCGTCGCCGCGGAGGAAATCAACTACCGGCGGTTTTTCGACATCAACGACCTCGCAGCGCTCCGCATGGAGGACCCGGACGTGTTCGACTGGGCGCACAGCGCGCTGCTGCGCCTGCTGGGGGACGGCCTGATCACAGGCGTGCGCCTGGACCACACGGACGGCCTGTACGACCCGCGCGGGTACTTCGAGGCGTTGCAGGACCGCGCCCGCGCGGCCCTCGGCGCGGCCGAAGCGGACGACAAGCCGCTGTACGTCGTTGCGGAGAAGATCCTGGAGCCGGGCGAGGCGCTCCCCGCCTCGTGGGCGATTCACGGGACGACCGGGTACGACTTCCTCGCGCAGCTGAACGGCGTGTTCGTGAACGAGCGGGCCGAACGGGACTTCACGCGCGCGTTCCGGTGGTTCACCGGCGCGGAGGCGTCGTACGGGGAGACCTTACACAGCACGAAGCACCTCATTCAGCGCGTGAGCCTGTCGTCGGAAGTGAACGTCCTCGCGGAGCACCTCCTGCGCATCGCGGAAGCGGACCTTCGCTCGCGTGACTTCACGCTCAGCAGCCTGCGCGACGCGATCCGCGAGGTGATCGCCGCGTTCCCCGTGTACCGCAGCTACGTCCGCGAGGACGGCTCACGCGAGCCCGGCGACGACGCGCACATCCGCGCGGCCGTGCGCGACGCGCGCCGCCTGAACCGCGACCTCGACCCCACGGTCCTGCAATACCTGGAGGACGTGCTGCTGCTGCGCGCGCCGGACGAGGCGCACCGCGCGGCGTACGCGGGGTTCGCGCTGCGCTTCCAGCAGCTCACCGGCCCCGTCACCGCGAAGGGTGCGGAGGACACGGCGTTCTACCGGTACGTGCGCCTCGTGGCGCTCAACGAGGTGGGCGGCGATCCGGCGCTGTTCGGCACGTCGCTGAACGCGTTCCACAAGGAGACGCGCGGGCGGGCGGACGCGTGGCCGCACGCGATGCTCGCCACCAGCACGCACGACACGAAGCGCGGCGAGGACACCCGCGCGCGGCTCACGGCGCTCACGGAAATGCCGCAGGTGTGGGCGGACGCCATCGAGACGCTCAGCGACGTCGGCGAGGAGTACGCCCGCGACCTGGGCGGCGTGCGCGCCCCCAGCCGCGCCGACGAGTACGCCTTCTACCAGAACGCGCTCGGCGCGTGGACCGGCGTGACCGACGAGGCGTTCGTGGGCCGCATGGTCGACTACATGCTCAAGGCCGCGCGCGAAGCGAAGGTGCACACCAGCTGGGCGCAGCAGGACGAGGCGTACGAGGGCGCCCTCACGGACTTCGTGCGGGGCCTGCTCGCGGACGAACGCGCCGTCGGCGTCCTGCGGGACCTGCATGAACGCACGCGCGTGGCGGGCGCCAGCAACGGCCTCGCCGCGACCCTGGTGCGCCTCACCGCGCCGGGCGTGCCCGACACGTACCAGGGCAGTGAAGGCTGGAACCTGTCCCTGGTGGACCCCGACAACCGCCGCCCCGTGCCGTATCCCGCGCTCGGGCGGACCCTGACGCGCATTGAACGGGAGGCCGCGCGCAACGCCCTGAAGCTCGCGCAGACGCTGTTGAGGGACTTCATGACCGGCGACGTGAAACTGCTGGTCACGTGGGCAGCCCTGCAGGCGCGGCGCGCGCATCCGGAGCTGTTCATGCACGGCACGTACACGCCGATCACGGCGGGCCGCCACGTCCTCGCGTTCGCGCGGACGCACGGCGCGCAGGTGGCCGTGACGGTCACGCCGCGCCTCACGGCCCTCCTCACGCGCGATCCGCACGCCTGGGCGGTTGGTGCGGCGTGGGGGAGCCGCACGCTTCCCCTGCCGAGCGCGGGGGTGTACGTGAACGTCCTCACGGGTGAACGGCACCGCGCGCGTGGCCGCGAGCCGCGCCTGCCGCTCGCGGCCCTCCTGCGGACCTTCCCGCTCGCCCTGCTGATCCGGCAGGACACCTAA
- the treZ gene encoding malto-oligosyltrehalose trehalohydrolase, with the protein MTDTQSASSAAKPGLAPQLGAHLVPGGTRFRAWVTTTDDVAVRVNGDTHRMAPVGDDVYEVALPVGAGARYSFVLNGQVTPDPYARFMPDGVHADAEVIDPAFTWQHADFPGVSAEACVLYELHVGTFTPEGTYRAAMAKLPYLRDLGVTAIELMPLAAFPGERGWGYDGVMLYAPFAPYGRPEDLKAFIDAAHGHGLAVLNDVVYNHFGPDGNYLHAYSDRYFTDRFHTPWGQGLDYREPHMRRLILDNARMWLQEYRFDGLRLDATHEIHDDSPTHLLRELAREVRAMRGQHLLFAEDPRNLPALVTEDELTGVWADDFHHTVRVTLTGEHEGYYAPYAGGAAAIAHVINRGWSFEGQPWPLNDEPRGAPADALGAPSFVYTLQNHDQIGNRPTGDRLHHREDVTPAQYRAASLLLLTLPMTPLLFQGQEWAASTPFQYFTDHHGELGALVSEGRRREFQHFEGFAGGDVPDPQAAATFLNSTLNWAELDEGEHARTRALYRAALGLRRSDPVLRSPSRDTLHARADGDVLIVRRADEHGTRVLVWNLGGGPVDARTHADGGEIRLHSEARDDSTLQPGEAALLAVSA; encoded by the coding sequence ATGACTGACACCCAATCCGCCTCCTCTGCCGCCAAGCCTGGGCTCGCCCCGCAGCTCGGCGCGCACCTCGTGCCCGGCGGCACCCGCTTCCGCGCGTGGGTGACGACCACGGACGACGTCGCCGTCCGCGTGAACGGCGACACGCACCGCATGGCGCCCGTCGGTGACGACGTGTATGAAGTGGCCCTGCCGGTCGGCGCGGGCGCGCGGTACAGCTTCGTGCTGAACGGTCAGGTCACGCCCGACCCGTACGCGCGCTTCATGCCGGACGGCGTCCACGCTGACGCGGAAGTCATCGACCCGGCGTTCACGTGGCAGCACGCGGACTTCCCGGGCGTGAGCGCCGAAGCGTGCGTCCTGTACGAACTGCATGTGGGCACCTTCACCCCCGAGGGAACGTACCGCGCGGCCATGGCGAAACTCCCGTACCTGCGGGACCTGGGCGTCACCGCCATCGAACTGATGCCGCTCGCGGCGTTCCCGGGCGAACGCGGCTGGGGGTACGACGGCGTGATGCTGTACGCGCCGTTCGCGCCGTACGGCCGCCCTGAGGACCTCAAGGCGTTCATTGACGCGGCGCACGGGCATGGCCTCGCGGTCCTCAACGACGTCGTGTACAACCACTTCGGGCCGGACGGGAACTACCTGCACGCGTACAGCGACCGGTACTTCACCGACCGTTTCCACACGCCGTGGGGACAGGGCCTCGACTACCGCGAGCCGCACATGCGCCGCCTGATTCTCGACAACGCCCGCATGTGGTTGCAGGAGTACCGCTTCGACGGCCTGCGCCTTGACGCCACGCACGAGATTCACGACGACAGCCCCACGCACCTCCTGCGCGAACTCGCGCGTGAGGTGCGCGCCATGCGCGGCCAGCACCTGCTGTTCGCGGAGGACCCCCGTAACCTTCCCGCGCTCGTCACCGAGGATGAACTGACGGGCGTGTGGGCGGACGATTTCCACCACACCGTCCGCGTGACCCTTACCGGGGAGCACGAAGGGTACTACGCGCCGTACGCGGGGGGCGCGGCCGCGATCGCGCACGTCATCAACCGCGGGTGGTCGTTCGAGGGGCAGCCGTGGCCGCTCAACGACGAGCCGCGCGGCGCGCCGGCGGACGCGCTCGGCGCGCCCAGCTTCGTGTACACCCTGCAGAACCACGACCAGATCGGGAACCGCCCCACCGGGGACCGCCTGCACCACCGTGAGGACGTGACGCCCGCGCAGTACCGCGCCGCGAGCCTGCTGCTGCTTACGCTCCCCATGACGCCGCTGCTGTTCCAGGGGCAGGAATGGGCGGCCAGCACACCGTTCCAGTACTTCACGGACCACCACGGCGAACTGGGCGCGCTCGTGAGCGAGGGGCGCCGCAGGGAATTCCAGCATTTCGAGGGCTTCGCCGGCGGGGACGTCCCGGACCCGCAGGCCGCCGCGACCTTCCTGAACAGCACACTCAACTGGGCGGAACTGGACGAGGGGGAGCATGCGCGCACGCGCGCGCTGTACCGCGCGGCGCTGGGGTTGCGCCGCAGTGACCCGGTCCTGCGCAGCCCCAGCCGCGACACGCTCCACGCGCGCGCGGACGGCGACGTGCTGATCGTGCGCCGCGCGGATGAGCACGGCACGCGCGTGCTCGTGTGGAACCTCGGTGGCGGCCCCGTGGACGCCCGCACGCACGCGGACGGCGGCGAGATCCGCCTGCACAGCGAGGCGCGCGACGACTCGACCCTGCAGCCCGGCGAGGCGGCCCTGCTGGCGGTGAGCGCGTGA